One segment of Anomalospiza imberbis isolate Cuckoo-Finch-1a 21T00152 chromosome 2, ASM3175350v1, whole genome shotgun sequence DNA contains the following:
- the NYX gene encoding nyctalopin isoform X1 — protein MFAIVLNVILWVPQVHGVWACVRSCPPSCVCTPERSCSVLCDRAGLGQIPSEFPCEASSINLDKNSIKFLSERAFGTLPSLKSLSLNHNNISFITPGAFKGLPSLTELKMAHNEYIRYLHTRTFTALRRLVRLDLADCNLFNIPDRIFIELPALQELFCFQNNFRRIPGAIRGMENLTHVYLERNRIEAVAYNSLQGLTKLKYLNLQDNKINVIHERAFQGCQRMEYLYLNDNLISELPENSFDGLRRLKMLNLGGNFLRNISNTWFRDLGELEFLYLDRNRISYIEEGAFENLTSLVALHLNSNNLTTLPFSVFEPVYFLGRLYLFRNPWECDCRIEWLKEWMENYRLVRDIPCASPSSVAGIDLMDVLFERSPEGYCLDPEELNITSERPTPSEEPLSTTESKFNSLISKLLLQMGLPEEVANATEVYSNSTQPDGQTEGVSSGMGGDRTEADSSSLYLPALLTVIVLLCK, from the coding sequence TGATCCTTTGGGTGCCACAGGTCCATGGGGTGTGGGCCTGCGTGCGCTCCTGCCCGCCCAGCTGCGTGTGCACCCCGGAGAGGAGCTGCTCCGTGCTCTGTGACCGTGCCGGGCTGGGGCAGATCCCCAGCGAGTTCCCCTGCGAAGCCTCTTCCATCAACCTGGATAAAAACAGCATCAAGTTCCTGTCTGAGAGGGCCTTTGGGACGCTGCCTTCCCTCAAGTCCCTGTCCCTCAACCACAACAACATCTCCTTCATCACGCCAGGGGCGTTCAAGGGGCTACCCAGCCTGACGGAGCTGAAGATGGCCCACAACGAGTACATTCGCTATCTCCACACTCGGACCTTCACCGCGCTCCGGCGCCTTGTGAGGCTGGACCTGGCCGATTGCAACCTCTTCAACATCCCAGACAGGATCTTCATTgagctgcctgctctgcaggagctgttcTGCTTCCAGAACAACTTCCGAAGGATCCCAGGCGCCATCAGGGGCATGGAGAACTTGACCCATGTGTACCTGGAGAGAAATAGGATCGAAGCGGTGGCCTATAACTCCCTGCAGGGCCTGACCAAGCTGAAATACCTGAATCTGCAGGACAACAAGATAAATGTCATCCACGAGCGAGCTTTTCAGGGCTGTCAGAGGATGGAGTACCTGTACCTGAATGACAACTTGATCAGTGAGCTTCCAGAAAACTCCTTTGATGGCCTGAGGCGCCTGAAGATGCTCAACCTGGGGGGGAATTTTCTCAGGAACATTTCCAACACCTGGTTCCGGGACTTGGGGGAGCTGGAGTTCCTCTACCTGGACCGCAACAGGATCAGCTACATTGAGGAGGGGGCTTTTGAGAACCTCACCAGCCTGGTGGCGCTGCACTTGAACAGCAACAACCTGACGACGCTGCCCTTCTCCGTGTTCGAGCCCGTGTACTTCCTGGGACGCCTGTACCTCTTCCGCAACCCCTGGGAGTGTGACTGCCGCATCGAGTGGCTCAAGGAGTGGATGGAGAACTACAGGCTGGTCAGGGATATTCCGTGTGCCTCCCCCTCCTCAGTGGCTGGGATTGATCTGATGGACGTGCTCTTCGAGAGGTCTCCCGAAGGTTACTGTCTCGACCCGGAGGAGCTGAACATCACGTCCGAGCGGCCGACCCCAAGCGAGGAGCCTTTGTCCACCACAGAGAGCAAGTTCAACAGCCTTATCTCCAAACTCTTGCTCCAGATGGGCCTTCCTGAAGAGGTGGCAAATGCCACTGAAGTGTACAGTAACAGCACACAACCGGACGGACAGACTGAAGGGGTTTCTTCCGGCATGGGGGGAGACAGAACCGAGGCTGACTCCTCTTCCTTGTACCTCCCAGCACTTTTGACAGTGATTGTTCTGCTGTGCAAATAG
- the NYX gene encoding nyctalopin isoform X2 has product MTEDETHLYSSCVLLDPLSFLARPEMPLENNQVILWVPQVHGVWACVRSCPPSCVCTPERSCSVLCDRAGLGQIPSEFPCEASSINLDKNSIKFLSERAFGTLPSLKSLSLNHNNISFITPGAFKGLPSLTELKMAHNEYIRYLHTRTFTALRRLVRLDLADCNLFNIPDRIFIELPALQELFCFQNNFRRIPGAIRGMENLTHVYLERNRIEAVAYNSLQGLTKLKYLNLQDNKINVIHERAFQGCQRMEYLYLNDNLISELPENSFDGLRRLKMLNLGGNFLRNISNTWFRDLGELEFLYLDRNRISYIEEGAFENLTSLVALHLNSNNLTTLPFSVFEPVYFLGRLYLFRNPWECDCRIEWLKEWMENYRLVRDIPCASPSSVAGIDLMDVLFERSPEGYCLDPEELNITSERPTPSEEPLSTTESKFNSLISKLLLQMGLPEEVANATEVYSNSTQPDGQTEGVSSGMGGDRTEADSSSLYLPALLTVIVLLCK; this is encoded by the coding sequence TGATCCTTTGGGTGCCACAGGTCCATGGGGTGTGGGCCTGCGTGCGCTCCTGCCCGCCCAGCTGCGTGTGCACCCCGGAGAGGAGCTGCTCCGTGCTCTGTGACCGTGCCGGGCTGGGGCAGATCCCCAGCGAGTTCCCCTGCGAAGCCTCTTCCATCAACCTGGATAAAAACAGCATCAAGTTCCTGTCTGAGAGGGCCTTTGGGACGCTGCCTTCCCTCAAGTCCCTGTCCCTCAACCACAACAACATCTCCTTCATCACGCCAGGGGCGTTCAAGGGGCTACCCAGCCTGACGGAGCTGAAGATGGCCCACAACGAGTACATTCGCTATCTCCACACTCGGACCTTCACCGCGCTCCGGCGCCTTGTGAGGCTGGACCTGGCCGATTGCAACCTCTTCAACATCCCAGACAGGATCTTCATTgagctgcctgctctgcaggagctgttcTGCTTCCAGAACAACTTCCGAAGGATCCCAGGCGCCATCAGGGGCATGGAGAACTTGACCCATGTGTACCTGGAGAGAAATAGGATCGAAGCGGTGGCCTATAACTCCCTGCAGGGCCTGACCAAGCTGAAATACCTGAATCTGCAGGACAACAAGATAAATGTCATCCACGAGCGAGCTTTTCAGGGCTGTCAGAGGATGGAGTACCTGTACCTGAATGACAACTTGATCAGTGAGCTTCCAGAAAACTCCTTTGATGGCCTGAGGCGCCTGAAGATGCTCAACCTGGGGGGGAATTTTCTCAGGAACATTTCCAACACCTGGTTCCGGGACTTGGGGGAGCTGGAGTTCCTCTACCTGGACCGCAACAGGATCAGCTACATTGAGGAGGGGGCTTTTGAGAACCTCACCAGCCTGGTGGCGCTGCACTTGAACAGCAACAACCTGACGACGCTGCCCTTCTCCGTGTTCGAGCCCGTGTACTTCCTGGGACGCCTGTACCTCTTCCGCAACCCCTGGGAGTGTGACTGCCGCATCGAGTGGCTCAAGGAGTGGATGGAGAACTACAGGCTGGTCAGGGATATTCCGTGTGCCTCCCCCTCCTCAGTGGCTGGGATTGATCTGATGGACGTGCTCTTCGAGAGGTCTCCCGAAGGTTACTGTCTCGACCCGGAGGAGCTGAACATCACGTCCGAGCGGCCGACCCCAAGCGAGGAGCCTTTGTCCACCACAGAGAGCAAGTTCAACAGCCTTATCTCCAAACTCTTGCTCCAGATGGGCCTTCCTGAAGAGGTGGCAAATGCCACTGAAGTGTACAGTAACAGCACACAACCGGACGGACAGACTGAAGGGGTTTCTTCCGGCATGGGGGGAGACAGAACCGAGGCTGACTCCTCTTCCTTGTACCTCCCAGCACTTTTGACAGTGATTGTTCTGCTGTGCAAATAG